One segment of Anomalospiza imberbis isolate Cuckoo-Finch-1a 21T00152 chromosome 2, ASM3175350v1, whole genome shotgun sequence DNA contains the following:
- the SLC35F2 gene encoding solute carrier family 35 member F2: MEEAAAAVGAPPPAAAAAAAAAAAAAAAAGAERSLGAASSSPRRLLALLGAKLCTWHIWKTIILGQMLSLFICGTAVTSQYLADKYQVNTPMLQSFINYFLLLLVYTTMLVFRTGSDSLWQILKQRWWKYIILGLADVEANYTIVKAYQYTTLTSVQLLDCFGIPMLMALSWFILRARYRLIHFVAVAICLLGVGTMVGADILSGRQEGEGSDVVIGDVLVLLAASLYAISNVSEEYIVKNLSRVEFLGMVGLFGTIISGLQLAIVEHKEIMKIQWNWKIALLFTAFALCMFGLYNFMPVVIKVTSATSVNLAILTSDLYSLFLGLFLFLYKFSGLYIVSFVIIMVGFTLYCSTPTRTAEPVALPQPSSSGLDNVALKLEENDGETPALTVQFTRGETVVVSTN, translated from the exons ATGGAGGAGGCGGCCGCTGCTGTCGGGGCACCGCCGCccgcggctgctgctgctgctgctgctgctgctgctgctgctgctgctgctggggccgAGCGATCGCTCGGGGCCGCCTCCTCCTCTCCGCGCCGGCTGCTGGCGCTGCTCGGGGCCAAGCTCTGTACCTG GCATATTTGGAAAACGATAATTCTGGGCCAGATGCTCTCCTTGTTCATCTGTGGGACTGCTGTTACTAGTCAGTACCTGGCAGACAAATACCAAGTGAATACTCCAATGTTGCAAAGTTTCATCAACTATTTTTTGCTGCTTCTAGTTTATACGACAATGCTGGTATTTAGGACTG GCAGTGACAGTCTTTGGCAGATTTTGAAACAGAGGTGGTGGAAGTATATTATTTTGGGACTGGCTGATGTTGAAGCCAATTACACAATTGTAAAAGCCTACCAATATACAACCCTCACAAGTGTGCAG CTCCTGGACTGTTTTGGAATTCCCATGCTGATGGCTTTGTCGTGGTTCATTCTCCGAGCAAGATACAGGCTGATACATTTTGTTGCTGTTGCCATCTGTTTGCTGGGTGTGGGAACAATGGTGGGTGCAGACATTTTGTCAGGGAGGCAGGAAGGTGAAG GTAGTGACGTGGTGATTGGAGATGTCTTAGTGCTTCTTGCTGCTTCTTTGTATGCCATTTCTAATGTGAGTGAGGAATACATTGTGAAAAATCTGAGCAGAGTGGAGTTTCTAGGAATGGTGGGCTTGTTTGGGACTATTATCAGCGGTCTACAGCT AGCCATTGTGGAACATAAGGAGATAATGAAAATTCAGTGGAACTGGAAAATTG CACTATTGTTCACAGCCTTTGCCCTGTGCATGTTTGGGCTGTACAACTTCATGCCAGTTGTGATTAAAGTTACCAGCGCAACCTCTGTCAACCTGGCGATTCTGACTTCAGATCTCTACAGTCTCTTCCTTgggcttttcttgtttttgtaCAAG TTTTCAGGTCTTTACATTGTGTCCTTTGTTATCATCATGGTGGGCTTCACCCTGTACTGCTCCACTCCTACTCGGACAGCAGAACCCGTGGCCCTGCCGCAGCCCAGCAGCTCCGGCCTGGACAACGTGGCACTAAAGCTGGAGGAGAACGACGGCGAAACCCCGGCCCTAACTGTGCAGTTCACCAGAGGAGAAACTGTGGTGGTCAGCACCAATTAA